The proteins below are encoded in one region of Silene latifolia isolate original U9 population chromosome 2, ASM4854445v1, whole genome shotgun sequence:
- the LOC141643930 gene encoding SUPPRESSOR OF GAMMA RESPONSE 1, with amino-acid sequence MAGPSWLVDGNRIATKIKSASATCDSEKTKWQSNPCRSCPNCHYIIDNSDVVQEWPGLPRGVKFDPTDQEIIQHLLAKSGTGNEKPHPFISEFIPTVDKEDGICYTHPCNLPGVKQDGSASHFFHRAIKAYNTGTRKRRKIHGDDVGDVRWHKTGRTKPVFVNGVQKGCKKIMVLYMSTAKGGKAEKTNWVMHQYHLGTQEDEKDGECVISKVFRQQQQIKQGDKNGEDASDVTDDVVVRVDPVTPKSVTPEPPLKEMQGDPIEEVLLPCADPVVQDEDMGYAADEFAQIEETLFRNDDNSASDNPAEQALDHDNNEIESQENLYMVNSQQLIAGLQLCADFLQSQSPERDDNVDVVVKKKSVLSEYAHLGSDVLKKDLEDCVNLDVGPSNADLDTQPEFRLSQLDFCSQESYSAWGGSKLGDE; translated from the exons ACCATCGTGGTTGGTTGACGGCAACAGAATTGCCACCAAGATAAAGAGTGCTTCTGCAACATGTGATTCTGAAAAGACCAAGTGGCAAAGCAACCCGTGTCGATCATGCCCGAACTGTCATTATATAATTGATAACAGTGAT GTGGTTCAGGAGTGGCCAGGATTACCAAGAGGCGTGAAGTTTGATCCTACTGATCAGGAAATAATCCAACATCTACTCGCAAAATCTGGTACTGGAAATGAAAAACCGCATCCTTTCATTAGTGAGTTCATCCCTACTGTTGATAAAGAAGATGGCATATGCTACACTCATCCCTGCAATCTACCAG GTGTTAAGCAAGATGGAAGTGCATCTCACTTTTTTCATAGAGCAATCAAGGCGTATAACACTGGGACCCGGAAGCGACGGAAAATTCATGGTGATGACGTGGGCGATGTTCGTTGGCATAAGACTGGAAGGACTAAGCCAGTTTTTGTCAATGGTGTACAAAAAGGATGCAAGAAAATAATGGTGCTATATATGAGCACAGCAAAAGGAGGAAAGGCAGAAAAAACGAATTGGGTCATGCACCAATATCATCTAGGTACACAAGAGGATGAGAAAGATGGGGAGTGTGTTATTTCTAAAGTCTTCCGTCAgcaacaacaaataaaacaagGCGACAAAAATGGAGAAGATGCCTCTGATGTGACTGATGACGTAGTTGTGAGAGTAGATCCAGTAACTCCCAAGTCTGTGACTCCTGAGCCTCCACTAAAGGAAATGCAAGGCGACCCAATTGAAGAGGTTTTGTTACCTTGTGCAGATCCTGTTGTTCAG GATGAAGACATGGGATATGCTGCTGATGAATTTGCGCAAATCGAAGAGACGTTATTTAGAAACGATGATAACAGTGCTTCTGACAACCCTGCTGAGCAGGCACTTGACCATGATAACAATGAAATTGAAAGTCAAGAAAACCTTTATATGGTAAACTCTCAACAACTCATCGCAGGGCTTCAACTGTGCGCCGATTTCCTTCAAAGCCAGTCTCCGGAAAGAGATGACAATGTGGATGTTGTTGTAAAGAAAAAATCCGTTCTTTCTGAGTATGCTCATTTAGGATCTGATGTGCTGAAGAAGGATCTGGAAGACTGTGTAAATTTGGATGTGGGTCCTTCTAACGCCGATCTCGATACACAGCctgaattccgattaagccaacTG GACTTTTGCTCTCAGGAAAGCTATAGTGCCTGGGGTGGCAGCAAATTAGGCGACGAATGA
- the LOC141631845 gene encoding small polypeptide DEVIL 5 has protein sequence MKFSSSAMGGSKRKFVNRGLSGVVREQRARLYIIRRCVVMLLCWHE, from the coding sequence ATGAAGTTTAGTAGCTCTGCCATGGGAGGAAGCAAGAGGAAGTTTGTTAACCGTGGTTTAAGTGGTGTGGTTAGAGAGCAAAGAGCAAGGTTGTATATTATTAGGAGATGTGTTGTTATGCTCCTTTGTTGGCATGAATAG